The Ptiloglossa arizonensis isolate GNS036 chromosome 9, iyPtiAriz1_principal, whole genome shotgun sequence nucleotide sequence TTAACTTCTTCGAACCGACCACGAACAACAATCGCAGGCTGTGCAAATTTTTGAAATCGTTCAGGCACAGTTCTTTCAGGTTTTGCACGTTGTTCAGTTTCAGTACCCGTAATTTCGGTAAAACGAGTTTCGGTATCTCGGAGATTTGGGTGCTGGACAAGTCGAGTTCTTCCAAACTCTCCGGTAACGACGGAATCGTCTTTATGGGGTTTTCCGATAAATCTAGGGTGGATAAGTTAGTTAGCGCTTTGAAGTACTCGGACGAGATCTGCGGCGCTGAGACGTTGCTCAGGCTCAAGTATCGCAAGTCTTTCAAGTTCGAGAACGCGTTTTCGTGGATTCCATCGTTGATCGGATTGTTGGCCAACGAGAGGTATTCCAGAACCTGTAAATAATTGAAcggtaattgaatattttctgtATCCGCGTGGtaagcgaaacgatcgaaacgaactacGTTCTCTCGCGTGTTACAAAATACAAGACGGTTACTTTGAAATGCTCCAGCATGGTTTCGTTAACGATCGATAGTCTGTTCGATGACAGATCGAGTATCCGAAGTTTCGGGATTCGATCGTTGAAGGCGTTGTCGTCGATGTACTGTAGGTTGTTGTGACTGACGTTCAACACCTGTAAATTGTATTCGTCTTTGCAAAGGAAGAAGAATCGTTGAAGATGATTCTGCGACAGATCCAGCACATCGAGGCTCGTGAGGTTGGTGGAACAGTCGAGGAAGCTGTCGAATTGGTTCCGTCGAAGTATGAGAATCTTCACGTCCGCCAGATTGATTTGCGTCTGGAGCTTCAAGAAGAAGTCTTCCTTCTTCAAGCCGCGGTTCGACAGATCGAGCTGCAACGCCGaggtaatgaaataaaaattaatcaa carries:
- the LOC143151731 gene encoding toll-like receptor 2 type-1; its protein translation is MWPGTLTVFALIFSIILANGTSVVLDLSNRGLKKEDFFLKLQTQINLADVKILILRRNQFDSFLDCSTNLTSLDVLDLSQNHLQRFFFLCKDEYNLQVLNVSHNNLQYIDDNAFNDRIPKLRILDLSSNRLSIVNETMLEHFKVLEYLSLANNPINDGIHENAFSNLKDLRYLSLSNVSAPQISSEYFKALTNLSTLDLSENPIKTIPSLPESLEELDLSSTQISEIPKLVLPKLRVLKLNNVQNLKELCLNDFKNLHSLRLLFVVGSKKLTNVKLLPSETPLLPQLQHLSINDCGLKTLNISLLPIIKRSVFLNVENNPWNCDCNMQWLNMFNATKNLSRDIVCYTPERHLNKQLIDIPLYEIECENESPLFYPILWACILMIIAAMILAVGFFLLRRPIGHWDIRRKNRDTVTYTNVDESSNDMVRILAVGETVDRNGE